CCTCTGAAAAAAAGAATTCCGTGACGAAGTCACAGAATCAGAGGTTTTCTAACTTAAGGGAAGGCGGATTTCGAAAACCGCTCCGTTCTTATTATAGGCGGTGATACTTCCACCCATGAATTCCACCGCAGATTTGGCAATTGACAGACCGAGACCGAAATTACCTCCCTTTCCTTTATAAAATCGTTCGAAGATATGAGGGAGATCTTCTGCGGATATGCCTTCTCCATCGTCGGAAATTTGTATTACAGCATAGCAGCCTTCTTTGAAAAGCGCAGCGGTTACGGTTCCGCGGGCATGCTTGACACAGTTGGATAAGATATTGATTACAGCCTGTGCAAGCAGTGTATCGTCTATCATCGCTGTATAGTCTTCTTCGGGAAATTGCTGTTGGATCAGCTTCCCTTCCTTCAACACATACCCGTCGATTCGCTGCAGATATTCTTTCATATTGTCACACAAGTTGGCGTAGACCAGACCCCCTTGATCATTTTTATTTTCTATCCGAGAAAGAGTGAGCAGCTGCTCAACCAGATGATTCAATCGGCGACTTTCTTCTCTTATAATCTCCGCAGTTTTTTTTGCATCCGGAAATACTCCAGCAGAAATTCCCTCGGCATACCCTTGTATACTCATGAGCGGTGTTCTCAACTCGTGAGAAGCATTCTGCAGAAATGATTTTTGAGCGTTGTCATACTGCTTCAGCTGCTGGCTCATTTCATTCATGCTCTTGGTCAGCTCATAAATTTCAACGCTGCTCAGATCCTCCGGCAGCTCTAAAAATTCACCGCCTCCGATTCGCTTTGCATAATCCGTCAATTGCGTGATCGGAAGAGAGAGCTCCTTTGAGACCCTCAATGCGATGGAGGTTGCCAGAGCAGCTGAAAGCGCTGTAATCACTAACAGGATCATATTAACCAGGCGTGCAAAAGCAGCAGCCTGACTCCCGGATGAGATGAAGGCCAGCCGTGTGGAAGAGGGTTCTTCGGTTAACATTTGATACGTTGCATAATATTCTTCCCGGCCAACCCGGTATTTGATAATCGTATTTTCCTCAGCATGGTCAAGGCTTGCAGTTGCCCTTGCCACGATTCTTTGAGATAGAAAGCTGTCTTGATAGGATCGTGGAAATAAGATGGTACCATCCTTTGCGATGAGAAGAAACTCAATATTCATGGACTTTACGCGATTCAGCAAAGAAGCTTTTGATAGCTTCAAGTTATTTCTAAGCTCGGTTAAGCCTGCTGAGGACATGTTATCTGCTGTTTGATTCAGAGCATGATCCATGAGCTGCTGACGGATCAGGATTTCGATGCCGGAAGCAGCACTCTTCAGCTCTTCGCGGGAGGTTCGGTCAACATATACATGCATGGAAATGTTAAACAAAATGAGAATCATGATGGGAATTGCAAAGATGATTTTTAGG
This genomic window from Clostridiales bacterium contains:
- a CDS encoding HAMP domain-containing histidine kinase, which translates into the protein MKTIKTKISSPFLKIIFAIPIMILILFNISMHVYVDRTSREELKSAASGIEILIRQQLMDHALNQTADNMSSAGLTELRNNLKLSKASLLNRVKSMNIEFLLIAKDGTILFPRSYQDSFLSQRIVARATASLDHAEENTIIKYRVGREEYYATYQMLTEEPSSTRLAFISSGSQAAAFARLVNMILLVITALSAALATSIALRVSKELSLPITQLTDYAKRIGGGEFLELPEDLSSVEIYELTKSMNEMSQQLKQYDNAQKSFLQNASHELRTPLMSIQGYAEGISAGVFPDAKKTAEIIREESRRLNHLVEQLLTLSRIENKNDQGGLVYANLCDNMKEYLQRIDGYVLKEGKLIQQQFPEEDYTAMIDDTLLAQAVINILSNCVKHARGTVTAALFKEGCYAVIQISDDGEGISAEDLPHIFERFYKGKGGNFGLGLSIAKSAVEFMGGSITAYNKNGAVFEIRLPLS